A genomic stretch from Chiloscyllium plagiosum isolate BGI_BamShark_2017 chromosome 2, ASM401019v2, whole genome shotgun sequence includes:
- the LOC122557078 gene encoding zinc finger protein 131-like isoform X2 translates to MEATMKGTTNVCYFNLHIYWTNQMGKDNWKLSEMEAEEVLVDHVHEVPSHYKVVLDRLNEQRQQEQFTDITLIVDGHHFKAHKAVLAACSQFFCRFFQDFREEPLVEIEGELS, encoded by the exons ATGGAGGCAACTATGAAAGGCACCACAAATGTGTGttattttaatctgcatatttactggacaaatcagatgggCAAGGATAACTGGAAG TTATCTGAAATGGAGGCGGAGGAGGTGTTGGTGGACCATGTTCATGAAGTACCAAGTCACTACAAGGTGGTACTGGACAGACTCAATGAACAGCGTCAGCAGGAACAATTTACCGACATCACTCTCATTGTGGATG GCCACCATTTCAAGGCCCACAAAGCTGTCCTTGCTGCCTGTAGCCAGTTCTTCTGTCGATTTTTCCAGGATTTCAGGGAGGAGCCCTTGGTTGAGATTGAAGGTGAGTTATCATAG
- the LOC122557078 gene encoding zinc finger protein 131-like isoform X1: protein MRGHSSVAVAELAAAGAGRGERGLGTTAAASASANSGRRGTEGRRLSEMEAEEVLVDHVHEVPSHYKVVLDRLNEQRQQEQFTDITLIVDGHHFKAHKAVLAACSQFFCRFFQDFREEPLVEIEGELS, encoded by the exons ATGCGAGGCCACTCCAGCGTCGCGGTGGCGGAGCTGGCGGCGGCCGGAGCAGGACGCGGAGAGCGCGGGCTCGGTACGACTGCGGCTGCAAGTGCGAGTGCGAACTCCGGGCGACGGGGCACCGAAGGCCGGCGG TTATCTGAAATGGAGGCGGAGGAGGTGTTGGTGGACCATGTTCATGAAGTACCAAGTCACTACAAGGTGGTACTGGACAGACTCAATGAACAGCGTCAGCAGGAACAATTTACCGACATCACTCTCATTGTGGATG GCCACCATTTCAAGGCCCACAAAGCTGTCCTTGCTGCCTGTAGCCAGTTCTTCTGTCGATTTTTCCAGGATTTCAGGGAGGAGCCCTTGGTTGAGATTGAAGGTGAGTTATCATAG